In Salvia splendens isolate huo1 unplaced genomic scaffold, SspV2 ctg707, whole genome shotgun sequence, the following are encoded in one genomic region:
- the LOC121791044 gene encoding uncharacterized protein LOC121791044, with translation MEPFTNPDPDRYSKVLGLNFKGANTSGKIWVFAEEGANFIVEEDSDQVLHGRLTSYRMANHISISAIYAKCSRLERHPLWDKMREISFRTEGTPWLIGGDFNTILAHEDRVGSETNRQAEMIDFAEAIEDCRLLDPGFDGAEFTWAKNGLFERLDRLLVNEAWSNAFEATRVTNLPRVSSDHGPILARCKMPRPPSGGSAFRFQNMWVRHGGFLQLVQNIWAQPTEASGLLNLQTKLARSKKALKAWNKEVFGNIHANLKGMEEGIAQAQADFEADPTPHNRSEINKSIADWVKQKRVRLRIHSINVNGREIADETEIRHSVVEFFRSLLAPDTLDLGDPDLDLIQQLPPSTDLEELHYPPNSEEVKKAVFDISGDSAPGPDGFSAVISPNQSGFVKGRLLHDNALLAQEMFHELARCSPAPNVAIKIDMAKAYDRVQWSFLIKVLRRMGFSDGWIALIERCIGSCWFSVLINGVPAEFFKSTRGLRQGDPISPALFMIAAEYLSRALDKLILGKKEMTFKAARRCMEISHLAYADDIIIFTQAAATPLRLGMSIPRLPASRGLRLLVMPVKWHPPKRPWVKVNTDGVHGSIG, from the exons atggagccattCACTAATCCCGACCCGGATCGGTATTCCAAGGTGCTGGGACTAAATTTCAAAGGTGCAAATACATCTGGTAAGATATGGGTATTCGCCGAGGAGGGTGCCAACTTCATCGTTGAGGAGGATTCGGACCAAGTCCTACACGGAAGGCTTACTTCGTACCGCATGGCGAATCATATCTCCATTTCGGCCATCTACGCTAAATGTAGTAGGTTGGAGCGACACCCTCTGTGGGATAAAATGAGGGAGATATCATTCAGGACGGAAGGAACCCCGTGGCTGATTGGAGGGGATTTTAATACGATCCTTGCACACGAAGACAGGGTTGGAAGTGAAACCAACCGGCAAGCagagatgattgattttgccGAAGCAATTGAAGATTGCCGGCTTCTGGACCCGGGATTCGATGGTGCGGAATTCACTTGGGCTAAAAATGGCTTGTTTGAGAGGTTGGACAGGCTGCTTGTTAATGAGGCATGGTCTAATGCGTTTGAGGCAACAAGGGTAACTAATCTCCCAAGGGTTTCCTCGGATCATGGCCCGATTCTTGCAAGGTGTAAGATGCCGAGGCCCCCCTCCGGGGGCAGCGCCTTTCgcttccagaacatgtgggtccggcatggAGGCTTCCTGCAGCTTGTGCAAAATATTTGGGCTCAACCAACAGAGGCGAGTGGGCTATTGAACCTCCAAACTAAGCTTGCTAGGAGCAAAAAGGCCCTCAAGGCgtggaacaaggaggtttttggCAACATTCACGCCAATCTCAAAGGAATGGAGGAAGGAATCGCGCAGGCTCAAGCCGACTTTGAGGCTGATCCAACGCCACACAATAGATCCGAGATCAACAAaagcattgccga ctgggtgaagcagaagagagtTAGACTCCGAATTCACTCTATCAATGTGAATGGCCGGGAGATTGCAGATGAAACTGAGATACGGCACTCGGTGGTCGAATTCTTTCGGAGCCTTCTCGCCCCGGACACCCTGGACCTTGGGGACCCGGACCTTGATCTTATCCAACAACTCCCCCCCTCAACGGATCTTGAGGAGCTACACTACCCACCGAACTCCGAGGAGGTGAAGAAAGCGGTTTTTGACATCTCCGGGGACAGTGCTCCAggcccggatggcttctcggct GTTATCTCCCCGAACCAGAGTGGATTCGTGAAGGGGCGGCTCCTACATGACAACGCCCTCCtcgcccaagagatgttccacgaATTAGCAAGGTGCTCCCCTGCACCGAATGTGGCCATTAAGATCGACATGGCCAAGGCGTATGATAGAGTGCAATGGAGCTTCTTGATCAAGGTGCTTCGGCGCATGGGCTTCTCGGATGGGTGGATCGCCCTGATTGAAAGGTGCATTGGCTCctgttggttctcggtccttattAACGGTGTCCCAGCTGAATTCTTCAAATCTACTCGGGGGCTCAGACAAGGAGACCCCATATCCCCGGCGCTGTTTATGATTGCCGCAGAGTATCTCTCCAGGGCCCTCGATAAGCTCATCCTTGGAAAAAAAGAGATGACCTTCAAAGCGGCCAGGAGGTGCATGGAAATCAGCCACTTAGCATATGCCGATGACATTATAATCTTCACTCAAGCAGCTGCAACCCCATTGCGTTTGGGAATGAGTATACCGAGACTGCCCGCATCAAGGGGGCTGAGACTCCTAGTGATGCCGGTTAAGTGGCACCCCCCCAAGAGGCCGTGGGTTAAAGTCAACACGGATGGGGTACACGGAAGCATTGGATAA